A single window of Oreochromis aureus strain Israel breed Guangdong linkage group 7, ZZ_aureus, whole genome shotgun sequence DNA harbors:
- the LOC116324914 gene encoding inverted formin-2: MQLGHLVTSSTSLQIPPQPQSLIFRSRHPFLLDSIQPVLVRTIINPKRGMEEPLQLQTPQSSSNCSSSGPGGKSCWSLDMRVAILLLTLAGAVILLLLYRLLQLRHRLRMARARHALEYTSFYHSGTYTLKHPTPCQELPEKNGAVPEDTAPLQTITSVTPAVLTPVPPPSPPSPAPPPLPLPPPPVLPRPPLHSLVSLSPTPPVLSLPLPVPVIHTTPPSPHLSWGACSDADVYSRIGTFRPSRLSNLSNQSTVILFEHSSL, translated from the exons ATGCAGCTTGGTCATCTAGTCACCAGCAGCACTTCTCTGCAAATCCCACCCCAACCTCAGAGTCTGATATTCAGGAGCCGACACCCATTCCTGCTGGACTCCATCCAGCCTGTGTTGGTCAGGACAATCATCAATCCGAAACGGGGGATGGAGGAACCTCTCCAGCTGCAGACTCCACAAAGCTCCAGTAACTGCAGCTCATCGGGACCTGGTGGGAAATCCTGCTGGAGTTTAGACATGAGGGTGGCTATTCTTCTGCTTACTCTGGCAGGAGCAGTAATCCTCCTGCTGCTGTACAGACTGTTGCAGCTAAGACACAG GCTGAGGATGGCCAGAGCGAGGCATGCTTTGGAGTACACCAGCTTCTACCACAGTGGCACCTACACACTCAAACACCCCACACCTTGTCAGGAGCTGCCAGAGAAGAACGGGGCAGTACCTGAAGACACTGCACCACTCCAAACCATAACCTCAGTGACACCTGCTGTCCTCACCCCAGTGCCACCTCCATCGCCGCCCTCACCGGCACCCCCTCCACTGCCACTCCCCCCACCTCCTGTCCTTCCACGTCCACCTCTTCACTCTCTAGTTTCTCTCTCTCCGACACCCCCTGTCCTGTCTCTCCCTCTTCCCGTGCCTGTCATCCACACCACCCCGCCCAGCCCTCACCTATCATGGGGTGCCTGCTCAGATGCAGATGTTTATTCTCGGATTGGGACTTTCAGGCCATCCAGGCTTTCCAACCTCTCCAACCAGTCGACGGTCATCCTGTTTGAACACTCGTCTCTTTGA